A stretch of the Papaver somniferum cultivar HN1 chromosome 6, ASM357369v1, whole genome shotgun sequence genome encodes the following:
- the LOC113286772 gene encoding protein EXORDIUM-like, with product MASSSSSFMILLLNALLLVSFFQFSVATGRKLNELVQEQPSVPLKYHKGALLSGKISVNLIWYGNFKPAQRAIISDFFSSVHSTSTQSKNEPSVSTWWKKTEKYYHLPTSTRKPTSLVLKLGRQIFDEKYSLGKSLSNKKIVRLASRGEQRNAINVVLTSADVAVDGFCSSRCGTHGSSISATKKSKFAYIWVGNSETQCAGQCAWPFHQPIYGPQGSPLVAPNNDVGVDGMVINLASLLAGTATNPFGNGYYQGPAEAPLEVSSACTGIYGTGAYPGYAGNLLVDSSTGASYNANGANGRKFLLPALFDPATSTCSTLV from the coding sequence atggcttcttcttcatcttctttcatgaTACTTCTTCTAAATGCTCTTTTACTAGTTTCATTCTTTCAGTTCTCTGTAGCTACTGGAAGGAAACTCAATGAGTTAGTACAAGAACAGCCTAGTGTACCATTAAAATACCACAAAGGAGCTCTTCTTTCTGGGAAGATTTCTGTTAATCTCATCTGGTATGGTAATTTCAAACCTGCCCAGAGAGCTAttatctctgatttcttcagttCAGTTCATTCAACTTCAACCCAATCAAAAAATGAACCATCTGTTTCTACAtggtggaagaaaacagagaagtaCTACCATCTACCAACTTCTACCAGGAAACCCACTTCATTAGTTTTGAAATTAGGGAGGCAAATCTTTGATGAGAAGTACTCATTGGGTAAATCTCTTAGCAACAAGAAAATTGTCAGATTAGCATCCAGAGGTGAACAGAGAAATGCAATCAATGTTGTATTGACTTCTGCTGATGTTGCTGTTGATGGGTTCTGTTCTAGCAGATGTGGTACTCAtggttcttcaatttctgctaCAAAGAAATCCAAATTTGCTTACATTTGGGTTGGAAACTCTGAGACTCAATGTGCCGGTCAATGTGCTTGGCCTTTCCATCAACCAATTTATGGACCACAAGGCTCACCATTAGTTGCACCAAACAATGATGTTGGAGTTGATGGTATGGTGATCAATTTGGCCAGTCTATTAGCCGGAACAGCAACAAATCCTTTCGGAAATGGGTATTACCAAGGACCAGCTGAAGCACCTTTAGAAGTTTCTTCTGCTTGCACCGGAATTTATGGAACAGGAGCATACCCTGGTTATGCCGGAAATCTGCTAGTTGATTCGAGTACCGGTGCCAGTTACAACGCCAATGGTGCTAATGGAAGAAAGTTCTTGTTGCCGGCATTGTTTGATCCTGCTACATCTACTTGCTCAACTTTGGTCTAG